A single Vigna radiata var. radiata cultivar VC1973A chromosome 8, Vradiata_ver6, whole genome shotgun sequence DNA region contains:
- the LOC106771263 gene encoding calvin cycle protein CP12-2, chloroplastic — protein sequence MATIAGGVTLSSPRTVFANAKGSDSAPKAQAIRFPLFRPTHKWPALVGVGKARPIHATPEKIADKVEESIKSAEETCSGGGTDAECAAAWDEVEELSAEASHARAKQKESDPLESFCKDNPETDECRTYDN from the coding sequence ATGGCAACAATAGCAGGTGGCGTCACTCTTTCCAGCCCAAGGACAGTATTTGCTAATGCCAAGGGATCAGACTCTGCGCCAAAGGCCCAGGCAATTAGGTTCCCACTCTTCAGGCCCACACATAAGTGGCCCGCTTTGGTTGGGGTGGGGAAGGCCCGGCCCATTCATGCAACGCCGGAAAAGATAGCGGATAAGGTGGAGGAGAGCATAAAGAGCGCGGAGGAGACCTGCTCGGGAGGCGGGACTGACGCGGAATGCGCAGCGGCTTGGGATGAGGTGGAGGAGCTGAGCGCTGAGGCGAGCCACGCCAGAGCGAAGCAGAAGGAGTCTGACCCGCTGGAGAGCTTCTGCAAGGACAACCCTGAAACCGATGAGTGCCGCACTTATGATAATTAA
- the LOC111242285 gene encoding uncharacterized protein LOC111242285: MGDMEVVIHHGGKFINEGCLKYQGQTDTMVFDPDVWSYFIVVSAVKSLGYDGFKELWFSVGCGPVLDDRLEPLSDDVGAMHMVNLANLNGQVHLYVVHNVFEAEVIQMIEYNVDEAKVEGGDPKGNEFGEGAEVVVEEAEMIETEVEGGDAERTEDLEVQGKEPEVEEGDGEEVVLEEVVDEEAVVKEAVDEEVVVEEVVVEEASEVEVDEVVVEEVQEEGDRLHGKAYRIEVEDLDVEDLDNIEVEVRDGNDGLVDINVQCDLPENETEVEVEVEPLLHESESDSEEDEIDDSSWFNDEWESEDLTSPLISDEESEEEEGYGNYSTFNMPKVMADYKWDVGTYFGDKNDILDAIKSYGVENGKNLKIVKNDRKRVRVKCLGSNGQCPWVAYFGFMDAVKSWQLRTINDSHTCSREHKLRLFNAKWLSRKLQKTIRDNPSVKGVEIRDKFSRKWNIAISKNMAYRAKGHASDEVEGSFIEQYRRIYDYAHELLARNPGSTIKVQVDPVNGKPIFRRFYACLKACKDSFVXCRPIIGLDGAFLKGRHHGELLTAVGRDANDQMLPLAYAIVEVENKDTWTWFLELLIEDLGGPDVCSGMTIMSDQQKVPSNTVSVFVNSGLRQAVQDVFPGVAQRFXVRHLYANFRKKFPGKNLKKLMWRAALATHPQQWENIMRSIKEVNEDAFRHLMILPPRFWSRSRFTSTATCDTLVNNMSEAFNSVLVNTRTKPIITMLEEIRLYMMKRXATNRTRAASFKSSICPKILSRLQKXSLQTXHWVPSWSAHRLFEVRHVSQTGDNFVVDIDQYSCSCRKWSISGIPYAHALAAMKLLNIDPQQHIPACFTKSAYEEIYSSVIFPINGNNLWEVTEWPDVMPPSKRQMPGRPKKKRRLEQWELQKSNTRMSKXGLLKRCGVCREPGHNKKNCPQKNQAQEHGQQPTSLAEDQPDSSQPVQN, encoded by the exons ATGGGCGATATGGAGGTGGTTATTCACCATGGCGGTAAGTTCATCAATGAGGGGTGCCTCAAGTATCAAGGACAAACTGATACCATGGTTTTTGATCCTGACGTGTGGTCATATTTTATTGTAGTGAGTGCAGTAAAAAGTTTAGGGTACGATGGTTTTAAGGAATTGTGGTTTTCTGTTGGGTGTGGTCCTGTTTTGGATGATAGGCTAGAACCATTGTCTGATGACGTAGGTGCCATGCACATGGTCAATTTAGCTAACTTAAATGGACAAGTTCATTTATATGTTGTGCACAATGTGTTTGAAGCTGAAGTGATTCAAATGATTGAATACAACGTTGATGAAGCTAAGGTTGAGGGAGGTGATCCTAAAGGTAATGAGTTTGGTGAAGGTGCAGAAGTTGTAGTTGAGGAAGCTGAGATGATAGAAACTGAGGTTGAGGGAGGTGATGCTGAGAGGACAGAAGACTTAGAAGTGCAGGGAAAGGAACCTGAGGTTGAGGAAGGGGATGGTGAGGAAGTTGTGCTTGAGGAAGTTGTGGATGAGGAGGCTGTGGTTAAGGAGGCTGTGGATGAGGAAGTTGTGGTTGAGGAAGTTGTGGTTGAGGAAGCATCTGAAGTGGAAGTTGATGAAGTTGTGGTTGAGGAAGTGCAGGAAGAGGGTGATAGGTTACATGGGAAGGCTTATAGAATAGAAGTAGAAGACTTAG ATGTAGAAGACTTGGACAATATAGAAGTAGAAGTCCGTGATGGTAATGATGGGCTAGTAGACATAAATGTGCAGTGTGATTTACCCGAGAATGAGACTGAAGTGGAGGTTGAGGTTGAACCCTTATTACATGAATCTGAGTCAGATAGTGAAGAAGATGAGATTGATGATTCGAGTTGGTTTAATGATGAATGGGAATCAGAGGACTTGACTTCTCCTTTGATAAGTGATGAAGAAAGTGAAGAGGAAGAGGGGTATGGTAATTATTCTACCTTTAATATGCCAAAAGTAATGGCTGATTACAAGTGGGATGTGGGTACATATTTTGGGGATAAAAATGACATTCTTGATGCTATCAAATCTTATGGAGTAGAGAatggaaaaaatttaaaaattgttaaaaatgatagaaaaagagTAAGGGTTAAATGTTTGGGATCAAATGGCCAATGTCCGTGGGTGGCATACTTTGGTTTCATGGATGCAGTGAAGTCATGGCAACTAAGAACTATTAATGACAGCCATACATGCAGTAGGGAACACAAGTTGCGACTATTCAATGCAAAATGGCTTAGTAGAAAATTGCAAAAAACAATAAGAGATAATCCTAGTGTAAAGGGCGTTGAAATTAGAGATAAATTTAGTAGGAAATGGAACATAGCAATATCCAAGAACATGGCTTACAGGGCCAAAGGCCATGCATCAGATGAAGTGGAAGGGTCCTTCATTGAGCAATATAGGAGAATTTATGATTATGCACATGAGTTATTAGCAAGAAATCCTGGGTCCACAATAAAGGTGCAAGTTGATCCAGTTAATGGCAAACCAATCTTCAGGAGGTTTTATGCATGCTTAAAGGCATGTAAAGATAGCTTTGTCTNATGCAGGCCAATTATTGGCCTTGATGGAGCCTTTTTGAAAGGTAGACACCATGGTGAGCTACTAACTGCTGTGGGTCGAGATGCTAACGACCAAATGTTGCCACTAGCATATGCAATAGTAGAAGTTGAGAACAAGGACACTTGGACATGGTTTTTGGAGCTGTTGATTGAAGACTTAGGTGGTCCAGATGTGTGTTCTGGTATGACAATCATGTCAGATCAACAGAAGGTACCTTCCAATACAGTTTCTGTCTTTGTCAATTCT GGTCTAAGACAAGCAGTTCAAGATGTTTTTCCTGGAGTTGCACAAAGATTTTNTGTAAGGCATTTATATGCCAACTTCAGGAAGAAATTTCCTGGAAAGAATCTGAAAAAGCTCATGTGGAGGGCAGCTTTGGCTACTCACCCACAACAATGGGAGAATATCATGAGAAGCATCAAAGAGGTGAATGAAGATGCTTTTCGACACCTCATGATCCTTCCTCCAAG GTTTTGGTCTAGATCAAGGTTCACAAGCACAGCTACATGTGATACCTTGGTCAATAATATGTCAGAAGCATTCAATAGTGTTCTGGTCAATACAAGGACAAAACCTATCATCACAATGTTGGAGGAAATCAGACTATACATGATGAAGAGGTNGGCGACTAATAGGACAAGGGCAGCCTCATTTAAGTCGTCAATTTGCCCTAAGATACTNAGTAGACTACAAAAAGANTCACTACAAACNAANCATTGGGTTCCCAG CTGGTCTGCACATAGACTGTTTGAAGTCCGCCATGTGTCCCAAACTGGAGACAACTTTGTGGTGGATATAGATCAATATTCATGCTCATGTAGGAAATGGAGCATCTCGGGAATACCTTATGCACATGCATTGGCTGCAATGAAGTTACTCAACATAGACCCACAACAACACATACCTGCATGCTTTACAAAGTCAGCCTATGAGGAAATTTATTCCTCTGTTATTTTTCCCATTAATGGAAACAATCTCTGGGAGGTAACCGAATGGCCAGATGTGATGCCTCCATCAAAAAGACAGATGCCTGGACGtccaaagaagaagaggaggttaGAGCAATGGGAGTTGCAGAAAAGTAACACCAGAATGTCAAAAGNAGGATTACTCAAGAGATGTGGCGTNTGTAGGGAACCTGGTCACAACAAGAAAAACTGTCCCCAGAAAAACCAAGCACAGGAACATGGACAACAACCCACTTCATTGGCTGAGGATCAACCAGATAGCTCACAACCAGTTCAGAACTAA